From Aquila chrysaetos chrysaetos chromosome 3, bAquChr1.4, whole genome shotgun sequence, the proteins below share one genomic window:
- the TMPPE gene encoding transmembrane protein with metallophosphoesterase domain isoform X1 has product MFSIDSLVAALSSGTLYHCLTMCLGKSFLFTIAVGAMPYPLCLEFEVECFVDPRHPFITTLLPTGDFCRTEGNGQEAKMISFKQLPLEAKAAVAAGVVFFSMMLSRSYLAEKLDLRTWRWLLRLQMALFANALMLIGSLHVWRSTVTTFSRSSAASSFCFMPWKIAVFMFLALAHSSFFTLLFLVAEEPYFFSLAAYTCLGAYIILIFFLFTLGSVEQAYKFLAGRGTKAGTGNKNRTAIKPVLAVMLTVALTVVGLLNASQPPTVNSVEVPVHKLPSTMNNLKVVLLSDIHLGPTVGKTKLAMIVRMVKALKPDITVIVGDLTDSEAEIIRPAVEPLGELNSPLGTYFVTGNHEYYTSDVSNWFELLKSFNIRPLHNENVKIVSPKSTDDWFCLAGVDDIEADVLRYSGHGMDLKKALRDCSNEHAIVLLAHQPIAAKWALQERPDINLILSGHTHGGQMFPLNAGAYFLNPFFVGLYEVGQNTFVYVSPGTMYFGIPMRLGSRAEITEIILRSP; this is encoded by the exons ATGTTCAGCATCGACTCTCTTGTTGCTGCTTTGTCCAGTGGGACGCTGTACCACTGCCTAACCATGTGCCTAGGCAAATCCTTCCTCTTTACGATTGCTGTGGGAGCCATGCCTTATCCCTTATGCCTCGAGTTTGAAGTAGAGT GCTTTGTTGACCCAAGGCATCCCTTCATAACCACATTATTGCCTACTGGAGACTTCTGCAGAACAGAAGGGAACGGTCAGGAAGCAAAGATGATCTCCTTCAAGCAACTGCCCCTTGAAGCAAAGGCTGCAGTGGCTGCAGGAgtggttttcttctccatgATGCTATCGCGGAGTTATCTGGCAGAAAAACTCGATCTCAGGACGTGGCGTTGGCTTCTAAGGCTGCAGATGGCTCTATTTGCTAATGCACTCATGTTGATAGGATCTCTTCATGTCTGGAGAAGCACAGTCACCACATTCTCCAGGTCTTCAGCTGCCAGCTCCTTCTGTTTCATGCCGTGGAAAATAGCTGTGTTCATGTTTCTAGCTTTGGCTCATTCAAGCTTCTTTACATTGCTATTTCTCGTTGCGGAAGAGccctatttcttttctttagctgCCTACACTTGCCTGGGGGCCTATATCATTCttatcttcttcctcttcactcTAGGCTCTGTAGAGCAGGCTTACAAGTTCTTGGCTGGGAGAGGTACTAAGGCAGGCACTGGCAACAAGAACAGAACAGCAATTAAACCAGTTTTGGCAGTCATGCTGACTGTTGCGCTGACTGTTGTCGGGCTGTTAAATGCTTCCCAGCCTCCCACTGTGAATTCAGTGGAGGTTCCAGTTCACAAGCTGCCCTCAACAATGAATAATCTGAAAGTGGTGTTGCTTTCAGATATCCATCTGGGGCCTACAGTTGGGAAGACCAAGCTTGCCATGATTGTGAGAATGGTTAAGGCTTTGAAACCAGATATCACTGTGATTGTTGGGGACCTGACTGACTCTGAGGCAGAGATCATACGACCTGCTGTTGAGCCTCTTGGAGAACTTAACTCCCCTTTGGGGACTTACTTTGTCACAGGAAACCATGAGTATTACACATCAGATGTTAGCAACTGGTTTGAGCTGTTAAAATCATTTAACATTCGGCCACTCCATAATGAGAATGTGAAGATTGTTTCACCGAAGAGCACTGATGACTGGTTCTGCCTGGCTGGTGTTGATGATATTGAAGCAGATGTATTACGCTACTCAGGACATggcatggatttaaaaaaagctctcaGAGATTGTAGCAATGAGCATGCAATAGTGCTGTTAGCTCATCAGCCAATTGCTGCAAAGTGGGCCCTTCAGGAGAGACCAGACATAAACTTAATTCTCTCTGGCCATACTCATGGAGGGCAGATGTTCCCACTAAATGCTGGAGCTTATTTTCTGAATCCATTCTTTGTTGGATTGTACGAAGTTGGGCAGAACACCTTTGTCTATGTCAGCCCAGGGACTATGTACTTTGGAATACCTATGaggctgggcagcagagctgaaataaCGGAGATAATTCTACGTTCTCCTTGA
- the TMPPE gene encoding transmembrane protein with metallophosphoesterase domain isoform X2 yields the protein MISFKQLPLEAKAAVAAGVVFFSMMLSRSYLAEKLDLRTWRWLLRLQMALFANALMLIGSLHVWRSTVTTFSRSSAASSFCFMPWKIAVFMFLALAHSSFFTLLFLVAEEPYFFSLAAYTCLGAYIILIFFLFTLGSVEQAYKFLAGRGTKAGTGNKNRTAIKPVLAVMLTVALTVVGLLNASQPPTVNSVEVPVHKLPSTMNNLKVVLLSDIHLGPTVGKTKLAMIVRMVKALKPDITVIVGDLTDSEAEIIRPAVEPLGELNSPLGTYFVTGNHEYYTSDVSNWFELLKSFNIRPLHNENVKIVSPKSTDDWFCLAGVDDIEADVLRYSGHGMDLKKALRDCSNEHAIVLLAHQPIAAKWALQERPDINLILSGHTHGGQMFPLNAGAYFLNPFFVGLYEVGQNTFVYVSPGTMYFGIPMRLGSRAEITEIILRSP from the coding sequence ATGATCTCCTTCAAGCAACTGCCCCTTGAAGCAAAGGCTGCAGTGGCTGCAGGAgtggttttcttctccatgATGCTATCGCGGAGTTATCTGGCAGAAAAACTCGATCTCAGGACGTGGCGTTGGCTTCTAAGGCTGCAGATGGCTCTATTTGCTAATGCACTCATGTTGATAGGATCTCTTCATGTCTGGAGAAGCACAGTCACCACATTCTCCAGGTCTTCAGCTGCCAGCTCCTTCTGTTTCATGCCGTGGAAAATAGCTGTGTTCATGTTTCTAGCTTTGGCTCATTCAAGCTTCTTTACATTGCTATTTCTCGTTGCGGAAGAGccctatttcttttctttagctgCCTACACTTGCCTGGGGGCCTATATCATTCttatcttcttcctcttcactcTAGGCTCTGTAGAGCAGGCTTACAAGTTCTTGGCTGGGAGAGGTACTAAGGCAGGCACTGGCAACAAGAACAGAACAGCAATTAAACCAGTTTTGGCAGTCATGCTGACTGTTGCGCTGACTGTTGTCGGGCTGTTAAATGCTTCCCAGCCTCCCACTGTGAATTCAGTGGAGGTTCCAGTTCACAAGCTGCCCTCAACAATGAATAATCTGAAAGTGGTGTTGCTTTCAGATATCCATCTGGGGCCTACAGTTGGGAAGACCAAGCTTGCCATGATTGTGAGAATGGTTAAGGCTTTGAAACCAGATATCACTGTGATTGTTGGGGACCTGACTGACTCTGAGGCAGAGATCATACGACCTGCTGTTGAGCCTCTTGGAGAACTTAACTCCCCTTTGGGGACTTACTTTGTCACAGGAAACCATGAGTATTACACATCAGATGTTAGCAACTGGTTTGAGCTGTTAAAATCATTTAACATTCGGCCACTCCATAATGAGAATGTGAAGATTGTTTCACCGAAGAGCACTGATGACTGGTTCTGCCTGGCTGGTGTTGATGATATTGAAGCAGATGTATTACGCTACTCAGGACATggcatggatttaaaaaaagctctcaGAGATTGTAGCAATGAGCATGCAATAGTGCTGTTAGCTCATCAGCCAATTGCTGCAAAGTGGGCCCTTCAGGAGAGACCAGACATAAACTTAATTCTCTCTGGCCATACTCATGGAGGGCAGATGTTCCCACTAAATGCTGGAGCTTATTTTCTGAATCCATTCTTTGTTGGATTGTACGAAGTTGGGCAGAACACCTTTGTCTATGTCAGCCCAGGGACTATGTACTTTGGAATACCTATGaggctgggcagcagagctgaaataaCGGAGATAATTCTACGTTCTCCTTGA